Below is a genomic region from Neorhizobium galegae.
ATCGCCGGTGTGCTCGCGCTCTTCGCGGGCGGTGGCGGCTACAGTGCCTATCTCGCCAGCAAGCCCCCGGTCGCTGTCGTTCTCGCCGTCGACCACCTTATTAAGTCATGGGAGGGGCTGGTCCTCAAATCTCATTGGGACCCGTTCGCCAAGATCTGGGACATCTGCTACGGCGAGACGAAGGGCATCACCGAGGGTATGACGAAGACGCCGGCCGAATGCGAGGCGATGCTGATCAAGCGCGTCTACCGGGACTATTACACCCCACTGACGAAATGCATCGCAAACTTCGACAAGAAGCCGATCAGCGTCCAGGCGACCGCGATCTCCGGCGCCTATAACTTCGGTGTCGCCGGGATGTGCGGCTCGCGCGCGGCCGGGTTCATCCGTGACGGCAAGTATCGGGAGGCATGCGAAGCTCAGACAGCGTGGAATCGGGCAGGCGGCCAGGTGGTCACGGGGCTGGTTCGCCGCCGCGAGATGGGTGACGCGCAGCGCATCGGCGAAGCTGAACTTTGCGTGAGTGGTCTCTGATGTTCGCGAGCCTATCCGACATCATCAAGCTGCCGATCGCCGTCTTGGCGGGCGTCGGACTTTCCGTCCTGTTCTATGAGGGCATCCGCCTTCCGTTTATCGGCCAGATCGTCCCGGGGATTGTCTGGTACCGCGTGGATGCAGCCACAGCGAACATGGTCACCAAGTTCGAGCGGGACACGGTTCAAGCGCAACTCGACGAGGAGGCGCCGCCGCAGGGCTATTTCCGATGCGGCAGCCGCCAGAGCGCAGGAGCGCGCGGACGCGACCGAACTGGCACGCCAGGCGGCAGAGGCGAAGATTGACGAGCTCGAAGCGCAGGCCCGCAAGGATGGCCTCGACACATGGACCGAGGAGG
It encodes:
- a CDS encoding lysozyme; its protein translation is MPPINKIRSSSRGKAAIAGVLALFAGGGGYSAYLASKPPVAVVLAVDHLIKSWEGLVLKSHWDPFAKIWDICYGETKGITEGMTKTPAECEAMLIKRVYRDYYTPLTKCIANFDKKPISVQATAISGAYNFGVAGMCGSRAAGFIRDGKYREACEAQTAWNRAGGQVVTGLVRRREMGDAQRIGEAELCVSGL